One window from the genome of Benincasa hispida cultivar B227 unplaced genomic scaffold, ASM972705v1 Contig508, whole genome shotgun sequence encodes:
- the LOC120069572 gene encoding scarecrow-like protein 15: MRVPIPSHQSSLPSSTPKLHSEPTSVLDLRRSPSPVAHDNPHSSVHDRHINNNNPSLDWDEHNLHNLDWDSIMGDLGLQDDSNSALRNTITTTTNNIHHLLPYTFPEFLHSNSLDQTPHLLPPDFSISEPFSTLQTFNSFNFDPNSNNPSLDFLEDIVSAADCFDSNDFQLAHVILERLNQRLQSSSSAKPLHRAAFFIKDALQSLLSPSPNRHNRLSSWPDIVHTIKAYKAFSVISPIPMFSHFTTNQALLEALNASSFIHIVDFDIGFGGQYASFMKEIAEKAESKNIVPPVLRITAVVPEEFAIESRLIRENLCQFAQDLKIRFHIDLVPLRTFQTLSFKSVKFMEGEKAAVLLTPTIFRRLGSVNVIASFLADIRRVSPCVVVFVDGEGWSDSGAASFKKNLVKILEFYATMLESVDAAGVSSEWVRRIETFVLRPKIFATVEEAGGLAAPPWREVFNGAGMRPVGLSQFADFQAECLLGKVQVRGFQIGKRHAELVLCWHERPLVATSAWRC, translated from the coding sequence ATGAGAGTTCCTATTCCCAGTCATCAATCATCCTTACCCTCTTCTACTCCTAAACTCCACTCCGAGCCCACCTCCGTCCTCGATCTCCGCCGCAGCCCTAGCCCGGTGGCGCACGACAACCCCCACTCCTCCGTCCACGACCGCCACATCAACAACAACAACCCTTCTCTAGATTGGGATGAACATAATCTTCACAATTTAGATTGGGACTCCATCATGGGCGATTTGGGCTTACAAGATGACTCCAATTCTGCTCTCAGAAACACCATCACTACCACCACCAACAatattcatcatcttcttccttacaCCTTCCCTGAATTTCTCCATTCCAACTCCTTGGATCAAACCCCCCACCTTCTCCCCCCTGATTTCTCCATCTCTGAACCCTTTTCCACCCTCCAAACCTTCAATTCCTTCAATTTCGACCCCAATTCCAACAACCCATCTCTTGATTTCCTCGAAGATATTGTTTCTGCTGCCGATTGCTTCGATTCCAACGATTTCCAACTCGCTCATGTGATATTGGAGCGCCTCAATCAACGCCTTCAATCCTCCTCCTCTGCTAAGCCCCTTCACCGAGCTGCTTTCTTCATCAAAGACGCTCTTCAATCTCTcctctctccctctcccaaccGCCATAATCGCCTCTCTTCTTGGCCCGATATCGTCCATACTATCAAAGCCTACAAGGCCTTCTCTGTAATTTCTCCCATTCCCATGTTTTCTCACTTCACCACCAATCAAGCCCTTCTCGAAGCTCTCAACGCTTCCTCCTTTATTCATATTGTTGATTTCGATATTGGATTTGGAGGGCAGTACGCCTCTTTCATGAAGGAGATTGCTGAGAAAGCAGAGTCCAAGAACATCGTTCCACCGGTGCTCCGGATTACCGCCGTCGTGCCTGAGGAGTTTGCGATTGAGAGTAGGTTGATTAGAGAGAATCTCTGCCAGTTTGCTCAGGATTTGAAAATTCGATTTCATATAGATCTCGTGCCGCTTCGAACTTTCCAGACGTTGTCTTTCAAATCTGTGAAATTCATGGAGGGGGAGAAGGCGGCGGTTCTGTTGACTCCGACCATCTTCCGTCGTCTCGGGAGTGTAAACGTCATAGCCTCTTTTCTCGCCGATATTCGGCGGGTGTCGCCGTGCGTCGTCGTGTTCGTCGACGGCGAAGGGTGGTCGGACTCTGGTGCGGCGTCGTTCAAGAAGAATTTGGTGAAAATTTTGGAGTTTTACGCGACGATGCTAGAGTCGGTGGATGCGGCGGGTGTAAGCAGTGAGTGGGTGCGAAGGATTGAGACGTTCGTACTCCGACCGAAGATATTCGCGACGGTAGAAGAGGCGGGGGGATTGGCGGCGCCGCCGTGGAGGGAAGTGTTCAACGGAGCTGGGATGAGGCCGGTGGGGCTGAGCCAGTTTGCGGATTTTCAAGCGGAGTGCTTACTTGGCAAAGTACAGGTTCGAGGGTTCCAAATAGGCAAACGACATGCTGAGTTGGTGCTGTGCTGGCATGAGAGGCCTCTAGTCGCCACGTCGGCATGGAGGTGCTAA